A window of Clostridiales bacterium genomic DNA:
AGTTTTGTTTCTCCACCTATGACAAATACATCTACAATAGAGGACAGAAAAGATGGTTTTATAAGAAGCCATGCCGAAAAGGGTGTAGCAATTGATGAAAGCCTGTGGATTACTAATTTAGTAAGTACGATACCAAGGACAAGGGATAAGGCTAATTTACAAAAGGATGTTGAGAATATTAAAAATTTAATCATCAAAAATCCTCAGATAACTTGTTTTTTTGTGATTGAATATAATCTTGCCCTGCTGGTTTTAAAAGCAGTCAAATCGCTGGGCAAGCGTATTCCTGATGATATATCGATATTATGTTTTGATAGTCCGTCGGATGTCTTGGAGGATTGTTTTTTTACACATATCCAGCAGAATGAAGAAAAAATGGGAGTCCAGGCATTTCAGCTATTCCTTAAACAATTGAATGACAGCACTGTTAGCGATAAGGTAATACTCGGTACGGATCTTATAATTGGGAAATCGACAAAAAGTATCTTGGATTAGTCAAACTGAAAGTTTATATATTTACATTTTAATAGTTTGGATGCAATCGTTTAAAAAAAACATAAATTTGTTTATATTAAATTTAGAACTGCAAATTAAATAAATTTTATATGATTGATCAAAAGGGTGCGAGGTAAAGCTTAGCATCCTTTTATTATGCGATTTATATATGATATATTGATATATCATATATAAATCGCATAATAAAACATGGTTATTATATAAAACAATCATGCTTTAATTGCTAAGAAATGTAGATGATACAATTATGTACATCTTTAATGGACTTTTCTGACGATAAAATAAAATTTTAATCTTATGAATTATCATATTGACAATGTAATAAATGTTATATATAATATAGTTACTAAAGATAAACAAATATAAATATTATAATATAATACAAACAATATACTATTCTTAAAAGGAGCTTTATTTAAATGATTCCTGCATCTATAGAAGAAACCATTGAAAAAATCGATTCAAAATTCAAAGATAGGAAAAAAATATGTAAAATATTTAAAAATTGCTTTCCAAATACATTAATAACGGCTACAAAAAAAGAACAAGATGGATCGACTTATATTATTACAGGCGATATACCTGCCATGTGGTTAAGGGATTCGACTACTCAAGTTAAACATTATATTCCTCTTATATCCTGTGATTCTGTATTAAAGTCCATGATTTATGGATTAATAAAGAGACAGATAATGTATATAAATATTGATCCTTATGCTAATGCTTTTAATGAGACCGCTAATGGGCAGGGCCATATCGATGATATAACTGAACAGAACCCATGGGCTTGGGAGCGCAAATATGAGATAGATTCATTATGCTATCCGATACAGTTATCATATCTTTACTGGAGAGAGACCGGCGATATCAGCATATTTGATGCTCAATATAAAAAAGCCATTAAGACAATAATCAAGTTATGGAAAACAGAACAGGATCATGTAAAAAACTCCAAATACAGGTTTCAAAGGCTAAATCGTTCTAAAACGGACACTTTAGAAAATAAAGGTCTTGGAGGTCCCGTAAAAGTTACTGGTATGACATGGTCAGGATTCAGGCCGAGCGACGATGCCTGCAAGTTCGGGTATCTTATACCGTCAAATATGTTTGCAGTAGTTGTACTTAGATACATTGAAGAAATATCAAGAGATGTATATAAGGATTACGCCATTGAAGAATCAGCTAAGACATTAAAAGATCAGATAGACATGGGCATTAAGAATTATGGAATATATGAGCATAAAGATTACGGGAAAATATATGCTTATGAAACAGACGGTTACGGAAACTACAATCTTATTGATGATTCAAATTGTCCAAGCTTATTATCCATACCATATATAGGGTATGCTAAAGCAGATGATCCTGTATACAAAAACACGCGGAAATTTATCTTAAGCTGTAATAATCCTTATTATTATAAAGGAAAATATGCAAGAGGAATAGGAAGTTCTCATACACCTCGGAGATATATATGGCATTTATCGTTGATTATGCAGGCATTGACATCCACATCTGATGAAGAGATTGCTACAATAATAAAAATACTTGAGAATACGGATGCCGGTACGGGCTTTATGCACGAAGGCTTTGATGCGAATGACCCTAATAAATACACCAGGCCGTGGTTTGGATGGGCCAACAGTTTATTTGGAGAACTAATATATAAATTAGCAATATTAAATTAGAAATGATAGGAGGGGTATTAAATGGAGTCTGAATCCAGCACGAAGACTATTAAAAAAGGTAAATTTAAATCAAAAATGGCAAAGCATGAGGCACTGGTAGGTTATTTATTTATGATCCCAACGATTATTGGATTTTCCCTGTATGTCGGGTATCCGCTTCTAACTTCTATTTATTATGCATT
This region includes:
- a CDS encoding glycoside hydrolase family 125 protein; its protein translation is MIPASIEETIEKIDSKFKDRKKICKIFKNCFPNTLITATKKEQDGSTYIITGDIPAMWLRDSTTQVKHYIPLISCDSVLKSMIYGLIKRQIMYINIDPYANAFNETANGQGHIDDITEQNPWAWERKYEIDSLCYPIQLSYLYWRETGDISIFDAQYKKAIKTIIKLWKTEQDHVKNSKYRFQRLNRSKTDTLENKGLGGPVKVTGMTWSGFRPSDDACKFGYLIPSNMFAVVVLRYIEEISRDVYKDYAIEESAKTLKDQIDMGIKNYGIYEHKDYGKIYAYETDGYGNYNLIDDSNCPSLLSIPYIGYAKADDPVYKNTRKFILSCNNPYYYKGKYARGIGSSHTPRRYIWHLSLIMQALTSTSDEEIATIIKILENTDAGTGFMHEGFDANDPNKYTRPWFGWANSLFGELIYKLAILN